GTCGAGGCCGCCCGGTCCTGGTCCGACGGGTTCGCCGAGGCGCTCAACGCCGAGGTCGGCGAGGAGCGCGCCGCCGAGATGCTGCGCAAGTACGGCAACGCCGTCCCCGAGGGGTACAAGGCCGACCACAACCCCCGCGCCGCCGTCGCGGACCTCTGCCGTCTCGAAGCGCTCGACCAGGACGAGGACTTCGAGCTCAGCCTGTACGAGCCGGTGGGCGCCGCGCCCGACGAGCGCCGCTTCAAGATCTACCGCAAGGGCGGCTCGGTCTCGCTCTCCGCGGTGCTGCCCGTCCTCAACCGCATCGGCGTCGAGGTCATCGACGAACGGCCGTACGAGCTGCGCTGCGCGGACCGGACGACCGCGTGGATCTACGACTTCGGGCTGCGTATGCCGAGGGCGCAGGCCGGGAGCGTGGACTACGCCGGGGACGACGCCCGGGAGCGGGTGCAGGAGGCCTTCGCCGCCACCTGGACCGGGCAGGCCGAGAACGACGGGTTCAACGCGCTCGTGCTGAGCGCCGGCCTCACCTGGCGGCAGGCCATGGTGCTGCGCGCGTACGCCAAGTACCTGCGGCAGGCCGGGTCCACCTTCAGCCAGGACTATATGGAGGACACCCTCCGCAACAACGTCCACACCACCCGGTTGCTCGTGTCGCTGTTCGAGGCGCGGATGTCGCCGGACCGCCAGCGCGCCGGGCGGGAGATCGTCGACGCGCTCCTCGAAGAGGTCGACGCCGCGCTCGACCAGGTCGCCAGCCTCGACGAGGACCGGATCCTGCGGTCCTTCCTCACCGTCATCAAGGCGACGCTGCGCACGAACTTCTTCCAGGAGGCGGCCGGCGGCAAGCCGCACGACTACGTCTCCATGAAGTTCGACCCCCAGGCCATCCCCGACCTGCCGGCGCCGCGGCCGGCGTTCGAGATCTGGGTGTACTCGCCGCGCGTCGAGGGCGTACACCTGCGGTTCGGGAAGGTCGCCCGAGGCGGGCTGCGCTGGTCCGACCGGCGCGAGGACTTCCGGACCGAGATCCTGGGCCTGGTCAAGGCGCAGATGGTCAAGAACACCGTCATCGTGCCCGTCGGCGCCAAGGGCGGCTTCGTCGCCAAGCAACTGCCCGACCCGTCGGTGGACCGGGACGCCTGGCTGGCCGAGGGCATCCGCAGCTACAAGACCTTCATCTCCGCGCTGCTCGACATCACCGACAACATGGTCGCGGGCGAGGTCGTACCGCCGGCGGACGTCGTACGGCACGACGAGGACGACACCTATCTCGTCGTCGCCGCGGACAAGGGCACCGCGACCTTCTCCGACATCGCCAACGAGGTCGCCGAGAGCTACAACTTCTGGCTCGGGGACGCCTTCGCCTCCGGCGGCTCGGCCGGCTACGACCACAAGGGCATGGGCATCACCGCGCGCGGTGCCTGGGAGTCGGTCAAGCGGCACTTCCGGGAGCTGGGGGTGAACACGCAGGCCGAGGACTTCACGGTCGTCGGCATCGGTGACATGTCCGGTGACGTGTTCGGCAACGGCATGCTGCTCAGCGAGCACATCCGGCTCGTCGCCGCCTTCGACCACCGGCACATCTTCATCGACCCCAGCCCCGACGCGGCCACCTCCTACGCCGAGCGCCGCCGCGTCTTCGAGCTGCCCCGCTCCAGCTGGGCCGACTACGACACCGATCTGATCTCCACCGGCGGCGGCGTCTTCCCGCGCACCGCCAAGGCGATCCCGATCAACGCCCACATCCGGGACGCCCTCGGCATCGAGGACAAGGTCGCCAAGATGACCCCGGCCGACCTGATGAAGGCCATCCTGAAGGCGCCGGTCGACCTGCTGTGGAACGGCGGCATCGGTACGTATGTGAAGGCGTCGACCGAGTCGCACGCCGATGTCGGCGACAAGGCCAACGACGCCATCCGCGTCGACGGACGGGATCTGCGGGTCCAGGTCGTCGGCGAGGGCGGCAACCTCGGCCTGACCCAGCTGGGCCGGATCGAGTTCGCGCAGAACGGCGGGCGGGTCAACACCGACGCCATCGACAACAGCGCGGGCGTGGACACCTCCGACCACGAGGTGAACATCAAGATCCTGCTCAACGGCCTGGTCACCGACGGCGACATGACCGTCAAGCAGCGCAACAAGCTGCTCGCCGAGATGACCGACGAGGTCGGCCGGCTCGTCCTGCGCAACAACTACGCGCAGAACACGGCGATCGCCAACGCCCTCGCCCAGTCCTCGGACATGCTCCACGCCCAGCAGCGCTTCATGCGTCACCTGGTCCGGGAGGGCCACCTCGACCGGGCGCTCGAATTCCTGCCCACCGACCGGCAGATCCGCGAGCGCCTCGGCACCGGGCACGGCCTCACCGGCCCCGAGACGGCCGTCCTCCTCGCCTACACGAAGATCACAGTCGCCGAGGAACTGCTGCACACCTCGCTGCCGGACGACCCGTACCTGCGCAAGCTGCTGCACGCGTACTTCCCGACCGCGCTGCACGAACGGTTCCCCGAGCATGTCGAAAGCCACCCGCTGAGCCGGGAGATCGTCACGACCCTGCTGGTCAACGACACGGTCAACACAGGCGGTACGAGCTTCCTGCACCGGCTGCGCGAGGAGACCGGGGCCTCGCTGGAGGAGATCGTCCGGGCGCAGACCGCCTCCCGTGCGATCTTCGGTTCGGGTGCGGTGTGGGACGCGGTCGAGGGCCTGGACAACAAGGTCGACGCGGCCGTCCAGACCCGGATCCGGCTGCACTCCCGCCGCCTGGTCGAGCGCGGCACGCGCTGGCTGCTCAACAACCGGCCGCAGCCGCTGGAGCTCAGCGGGACCATCGCCTTCTTCAAGGAGGGTGTGCAGCTGGTCTGGGGTGAGCTGCCCAAGCTGCTGCGCGGCGCGGACCTGGAGTGGTACCAGAAGATCTACGACGAGCTGACGGGCGCCGGGGTCCCCGAGGAGCTGGCCACGCGGGTCGCGGGCTTCTCGTCGGCGTTCCCCACGCTCGACATCGTCGCCGTCGCCGACCGGGTCGGCCGGACGCCGATGGAGGTCGCCGAGGTGTACTACGACCTCGCCGACCGGCTGCGCATCGCCCAGCTCATGGACCGCATCATCGAGCTGCCGCGCGCCGACCGCTGGCAGTCCATGGCCCGCGCGGCGATCCGCGAGGACCTGTACGCGGCCCACGCCTCCCTCACCGCCGAGGTCCTCTCGGCGGGCAACGGCTCCTCCACGCCGGAGCAGCGTTTCAAGCTGTGGGAGCAGAAGAACGCGGCGCTGCTGGGCCGGGCGCGCACGACCCTGGAGGAGATCCAGGGCTCCGACGCGTTCGACCTCGCCAACCTGTCGGTGGCGATGCGGACGATGCGGACACTGCTGCGCTCGCACTCCTAGGGGTACGGCGAAGGGGGCGCCCCAGCTGCTGGGGCGCCCCCTTCCGCGTGCGTGGTGTCGCCGGAGCTACTCGGTGATCTCCCAGAGGGTCAGCTTTCCCTGCACCGTGGGGACTTCCCAGCTGTACTCGCCCGGGGTCAGCCCGGTGATCTCGTACATGGCGAGGTTGCCCTGCTTGGTGACCGTGCAGAGCCTGACGCCCTTGTCGATCTCCGCGTCCTCGCCGAAGGCACCGGAGTCCATGCTGGAGGGCAGCACGTCCGTCCCCGTGCCCTCGGCGCACTCCTGCGGCGTCGTGCCCGCGCTCTTGCCCATCGTCGTGTCGAAGTACCAGAAGCTGTTGTCGAGGTACATGTCCTTCAGGGTGTCGACCATCTCGTCCTCGGTGTCGACCTCCGGCTTGTCGAAGTCGACGTTGACGTAGGACGAGCCCGCGGGGGTGCGGAGCGTGAAGGACTTGCCCTCGAAGATGGCTGTGTACTGGGCGTTCGCGGGGATCGTGGGGGACGCGCTCGGGTCCGTGCCGTTCCCTTCGCCGCCCTGGTCGCCCGAGCCGGAGTCCGCGCCGGTCCCGGTGCCGGTCGGGGACGGGCTCGGCGAGGAGACCGCCTTGTCGTCGGTCTTGTCATCGCTCTTGCCGCCGTCCTCGGTGGCGCCGCTCGCCGAGGTGCCGCCGTCGTCGCCTCCGTCCAGCACGTACACGGCCGCGGCCGCGCCCGAGCCGGCCACGAGCACGAGAGCCAGGGCGACCAGGGCCGCCTTCAGGCCGCGGCGGCCCTTCCTGGGCGCGGCCGGAGCGGGGGCGGGGGCCTGCGGGGTGAGGTTGTAGGTGTCGGTGGCCGGGGGCGGATAGCCGTAGCCGGGGGTAGGGGCCGGGGTCTGGCCCTGGGCCGGTGGGCCGAAGCCGGTCGGCGGCGGTGTCGGAGCCGACTGGGGCACGCCCTGGGTGGTGCCCTGGGCGTACGCGTGGCCCTGGGCCGCCGGGTCGTGGAGCGGGGCCGCGGGAGGCGTCGGGGCGGCGGTCGGGGGAGCCGCCGGGGGCGTGACCGGGGGCCCGGCCGGCATCTGGGGTGCCGTCGGCCGGGGCGGGGCCTGGGCGGACAGCTCGCGGCGGGCGATCTCGGCGGTGAGCGGTTCCGGGAGCCAGCCGGTGAAGTCGCTGAGGCCCCGGTCCGCCGACTCCTGGCAGAGCGCGGCCAGTTCCTCGGTGCCGATGCGCTCGCCCGGGTCGGCGGTCAGACAGCGCTCCAGCAGGGGGCGCAACCGGTCGTCGTAGCCGTCGAGCCTGGGCGGGCGATGCGCGGTGTTGGCGATCTGCGCGGCGATGGTGATGGCGCCGCCGTCGCCGTACGGGTGGCGTCCGGTGGCGGCGACCGCCGCGATCAGGCCGAGCGAGAAGACGTCGGTGGCCGGGGTGACCTGCTCGCCGAGGGCGTGTTCCGGCGACATGTACTGCGGGGTGCCGATCAGGCCGCCGGACTGGGTCAGGTGGGTGGCGTCGGCGGCGCGGGCGATGCCGAAGTCGATGACGTACGGGCCCTGGGAGCCCAGCAGGATGTTGCTGGGCTTGAGGTCGCGGTGGATGACCCCGGCGGCGTGGATGGAGGTGAGGGCGCGGGCCGCGCAGCCGACGAGCTGGAACACGGCGGGCAGGGGGAGCGGTCCGAAGGCGACGAGGGCGTCGTGCAGGGAGATGCCCGCGATGAACGCCGAGGCCAGCCAGGGCAGTTCGCCGGTGGTGTCGTGGTCGACGACCGGGACGATGTGGTAGCCCTGCACGCGGCGGGCTGCCTGGACCTCCTGCTCGAAACGGCGGCGGAAGTCGGCGTCCTGGCCGTACTCGCGGCGGATGACCTTGAGGGCGACGGGCTGGCCGCCGCGGGTGTGCGACAGGTAGACCGTGCCCATGCCGCCCTCGCCGATGCGGGCCTGAAGGTGGTAGCCGGCCGTCTCTCGTGGGTCCTGCGGTCCCAGAGGGCTCAGGATGTCGCCGGTGCTGCTGCTGATGGGAGCCTCCCCCGGTGCGGGTGCCGAACTCCGGTGCCGGTGCGGGCACTTGGAGCGGTCCGAAGCTTATACGGCACTTATGACACTTGGGGTGGGTGTTGCGGTTCCCGGGAGATTGTGTGCGCGGCAGGGGGCGGGGGTGCCTGTTTCGTCGGCGGGTGCGGGTCCGGTGGGGCTTCTCGCGCAGTTCCCCGCGCCCCTGAAAAGCAGGGGCTGCGCCCCGTGCTTTTCAAACGCACCCCCCGACTCACGGCTCCCGGCGCACCCGGCGGCGCCATTCCTCGTCCCTCACCGTGATCGGGGCCGTCGGCGGGAGGCGGCGGGCCGTCGGGGCCTCCGAGATATGAGGGGTCGGGGTCGTCGGCGCCTCCGTCAGGGACAGCGTGCGGAAGGCGGTCTCGATGATGGTCACCGAGGTGGCGACAGGAGCCGGCAGCCAGCCCGTGAAGTCGCGGACGTCCCGGCGGGCCGCCCCGGCACAGTGCTCGGCGACGGCGGCCGCGGAGGGGCGGGAGCCCGGGTCGGCGGTGAGGCAGCGGCGGATGACGTCGACGAGGGGGCGGTCGATGCCGTCCAGGGCGGGTGGGGTGACGTCCGTGGCTGCGATGCGCGTGGCGATGGCCAGGGGATTGCCGCGCCCGTAGGGATGGCTGCCCGTCGCGGCGACCGCGGCGATCAGGCCCAGCGCGAACACGTCGGACGCGGAGGTGACCCGGCGGCCGAGCGCGTGTTCCGGGGACATGTAGCGCGGGGTGCCGATCAGGCGTCCGGCGGTGGTCAGGGTCGCCGCGCCCGCCGCCCGGGCGATACCGAAGTCGAGCAGCCAGGGCCCGTCCGCGGCCAGCAGCAGGTTGGCGGGCTTGACGTCGCGGTGGATCACTCCGGCGGTGTGCACGGCGTCCAGCGCGTACGCGGCGCAGGCCAGCAACTGCAGGACCGTGGCGACGGGGAGCGGGCCGTGGGTCTCCAGTGCCTGGTCGAGGGGGACACCCGGAACGTAGTGCGTGGCCAGCCAGGGGCGCTCGGCACCGGCGTCGTGGTCGACGATCGGCACCAGGTGGTAGCCGGAGACCCGGCGCCCGGCGGCCACCTCGCGGGCGAACCGTTCACGGAAGGCGGGGCTGCTCGCGTACTCCGGACGGACCAGTTTCAGCGCGACCGGTTGGCCGCCGCGGCTGCGGGAGAGATAGACGGTTCCCATGCCGCCCTCACCGATCCGGGCGTACAGCGGATACCCGGCGATCTCCCGCGGATCCTCCGTCCGCAGCGGCTCAGGTACCACCCCACGCATCGACCGCCCCCTCCGCTCAGCCCGTCTCCGGAGCGTATCGCGGTAACGACCCGTCAGAGGCGGATGAGGCAACCGGCGTACCGCCGACGACATCTACCCGAGTGGCCCTCGACCGCACCACGGTCTATAGAGGGTAGAAGGCAGAAGCAGGGATGTACGGAACGAACGGGATTGATGGGGTGAACGCGGACGTGGACCAGCGACCCGCCGTATCCGTCGTCGTGATCGTCTACAACGACGAGGCCAGGCTGCCCACGGCCGTCCGCTCGGTGCTGGAGCAGACGCTGCGGAGCGTGGAGGTCGTGATCGTCGACGACCACAGCACGGACGGCTCCTACGAGGTGGCCGCCCGCCTCGCCGCCGAGCACCCGGGCCGCGTGCGCGCGTACCGGCTGCCCGAGAACAGCGGCGGCTGCGGCGCGCCCCGCAACGCGGGCATCCGGGAGACCCGGGGCGAGTACGTCGTCTTCCTCGACAGCGACGACGTCCTGGAGCGCAACGCCTGCCGGAACCTGCTGGAGGCCGCCGAGAGCACCGGCGCCGACCTCGTCTCCGGACTCTGCGTCCGCGTCCACGTGGATACACGCAACCGGAAGGAGGTCCCGTGGTACCCGTGGCTGTACACCCGCACCCGTACCCTCGACTCCGTCTCCGAGCTGCCCGACCTGCTGGTCTACGACACCCTGTCCACCAACAAGTGCTACCGCCGGGACTTCCTGGTCGAGGGCGGGCTGCTGTTCCCGGTCGGCATCCACTACGAGGACCTCTTCTTCTCCGCCCAGGCGTACGCGGCCGCCCGCCGGATCGCCCTGATCCCCAACCGGGTCTACGACTGGAACGTGGTCGAGAAGGCGCAGTCCAAGTCGATCAGCAACCGGCGGGCCGAGATCGCCAACTTCGCGCACCGGATGGAGATCCACCGCCGGGTGGACCGGCTCCTCGCCGACAAGGGCATGGCGGAGCTGAAGTTCCACAAGGACGTCAAGTTCCTCAAGCACGACCTGGTGCTGCACCTGCGTGACCTGCCCTTCCGGGACGCGGCCTACCGTCAGGAGTTCGCCGGACTGGCCCGCGCCTATCTGGCGTCGATCGACCCGGCCGCGTACGACGACGTCGAGCCCATCCACGCCGTCTGCGCGTATCTGCTGCGGATGGGCGACTGGGACAACCTGCTGCCGGCCGTGGACACGCTCACCAACCGCGACAAGGTCTCCGCGCCCCTCGTCGAGCGCGACGGGCGGATCTACTGGTGCGCCGAGCACCTGGACGCCCCGGGGGAGGAGGGGGAGTTCGCGCGCCGGATCCTGGACGTCACCGAACTCGGCTACCACGCCCGACCGGTCGGGAAGCTCTTCCTGCGCAACGAGCTGACGGAGTACGAGGAGTCGACGGACGCGGGCAGGGGCGGTGGCCGCATCCGTCTCGCCGGGCGCGTCACCAATCCCCTCGGGGTCGTCCCGGCCGACGCCCGGCTCTCCGCCTCGCTGGAGTTCTACGCCCGCCGCCCCGGCGTGCGCTTCCAGACCTTCCGGGTGCCGGTCGCGTGGGTCCGGCACGACGGTCCGTACCTCACATGGCAGGCCGGCGTCGACGTTTCCAGGACGCTCCGCCCGCTGGGCATCGTGGACGCCGTGTGGGACGTACGCCTCCACCTCGACGTCGACGGCGAGCGCACGACGAGTCGGCTGACGGCCGCCGAACCGGGGCTGACGGGTGGCGAGTTGCCGGTCCGGCCGCGGCTCACCCGGCTGGTCGCCGACCGGGTCGAGCCGCAGGTCTCCGCCCGCGGCCACCTCGCGTTCCGCCTGGTCCCCGACAAGAAGGCCACCGTCCTCGTCACCCGGGGCCTTCGGGGCACGCCCGGCAAACTCGCCAAGTCCGGCTACCGCAAAACGAAGGCGCTGCGCAAGAAGGTCACCTCCGGAGACACCAAAATCCGCCTTTATCACGAGGTTTTCCAGCGCATGCCGAGGCAGCGGCGTCTGGTGGTGTTCGAAAGTCACCTCGGCCGGCAGTACAGCGACAGCCCCCGGGCGATCTACGAGGAGATGCGCCGCCAGGGTCTCGACTTCGAGGCGGTGTGGTCCTACGCGGGCCGCCCCGAGGGGTTCCCGGCCGATGCGGCCCTCGTCCGGCGCTGGTCGCTGCCGTATCTGCGGGCGCTGGCCCGCGCCGAGTTCTGGATCGACAACCAGAGCTTCCCGCTGAAACTGACCAAGCGTCCCGGCACGACCTACCTCCAGACCTGGCACGGCTCCGCGCTCAAGCGCATGGGCTTCGACGAGCCCGGCTGGAAGCTCAAGTCCCGCGCCGAGCAGGCCGAACAGCAGCGCACCCTCGACCGCTTCGACCACTTCCTGATCCGCTCGGAGCACGACGTGCGCACCCTCGCGAAGGCCTTCCGGCTGCGGGAGAAGGTGCTGCTGCGGGTGGGCTATCCGCGCAACGACGCGCTCGTACGGGCCCGGGAGAAGGACCGGAAGGACCGGAAGGACCGGAAGGACGGGAAGGACGGGACGGACCGGATGGACCGGCGCGCGCTGCTCGCCGCCGAGTTGGGCATCCCGCCCGTCCCGGCGGACAAGAAGGTCCTGCTCTACGCCCCCACCTTCCGCCACCAGGGGCAGCGCCGCTTCGCCCTCCCCTTCGACGTGGAGCGCTTCGCCGAGACCTTCGGCGACGAGTACGTGCTGCTCGTCCGCGCCCACTACCTCAACCACGTCGTGCTCCCGCCGTCGGTCCGGGGCCGGGTCGTCGACGTGTCCGGCCACCACGACGTGACCCCCGTCCTCGCCCTCGCGGACGCGCTGATCACGGACTACTCGTCGGTGATGTTCGACTACGCGCTGCTGGACCGCCCGATGTTCTTCTTCACCTACGACTACGAGGAGTACGTCCACGAGGGCCGAGGCACCTACTTCGACCTCCTCGAACGCGCGCCGGGCCCGATCGTGCGCACGGAGGACGAGCTGCACACCGTCCTGCGTGATTCCTCGCTGGACGAGCAGACCCTCAAGTACGCCGCCGCGCGGGAGCGGTTCACGGCCGACTTCGGCGAGTACGACAAGGGGACGGCGGCCCGCAGCGTCGTCGACCAGTTCTTCTCCGAGTGGAGGCGCACGTGACCGGGGCGCGGGACGTCTTCCTGGTGTCCAACAGCGTGGACGAGACGGGCGGTGTGACCAGTTGGTCCCATCACCTGGCCCGTCTGCTCACCGAGCGGGGCCACCGCGTCCACGTCATCGGGATCACCACCCCCGAGGACCCGCACCCCCTCGGTGAACTCCCGTACCGCACCACCCGGTTGTACGACGGCCAGCCGCCGGCGCCCGGCCGGGCGCGGGACGCGAGCATGCGGGACAGGGCGACCGTGCTCACCGGCCTGTTCCGGGCCGCGCGGCCCGGCGGGGTCGTCATCGTGACCCAGGTGTGGGCGATGGAGTGGGTGCGGCTCGCCGACACCGGTGGGCTGACCGTCATCGGGATGAGCCACGAGTCCTTCGAGACCTCGCGCCGCTCCTCCCGCTTCCGGCGGGTGCTCACCTACTACCGGGACGTCGACCGCATGCTCGTCCTCACCCGCGAGGACGCCGACCTGTGGATCGGGGCGGGTCTCAACAACGCCTCGTACCTGCCCAACGCGGTGCCGTGGGTGCCGGAGGTGCCCTCGCCGCGCACCGGGAAGGCCGTCATCAGCATCGGCCGGCTCAGCGACGAGAAGGGGGTCGACATGCTCCTCGACACCTGGGCCGAGGTGGCGCCCCGTCACCCCGACTGGACGCTGCTCGTCTACGGCTCCGGCGAGGACGAGGAACTCCTCAGGAAGCAGTGCACGGCCCTCGGTCTCGACGACTCGGTGGCCTGGATGGGCCGTACCCACGACGTCCCGGGCGCGCTGCGCGGCGGTTCGGTCTTCGCGCTGTCCTCCCGGGGCGAGGGCTTCCCGCTCGCCCTGATGGAGGCGATGGCGATGGGCGTCCCCTGTGTCGCCTTCGACTGCGCGCCCGGCGTCCACGAGATCGTGCGCGACGGCGAGGACGGCCTCCTGGTCCGCCCCGGCAACACGGGTGAACTGGCCCGCAAACTGGACCAGTTGATGAGCGACAAGACCCTGCGGGACGGGATGGGCGACACGGCGAGGGAGAACATCCGCCGCTACGGGACGCAGGAGATCGTGGACAGGTGGGAGGCGCTGTTCACCTTCCTGGAAAGGTGAACGGCACCGCGCCCCGCAGGGGCCCTACTTCTTCCCGCCGGTGAACTTCTCGTACTCCTTCAGCACCTCGTCGGTGGGCCCGTCCAGGCGGAGCTCCCCCCGCTCCAGCCACAGCACCCGATCGCACGTGTCCCGGATCGACTTGTTGTTGTGGCTGACCAGGAACACCGTCCCCGCGTGCTTCCGCAGCTCACGGATCCTCGCCTCGGAGCGCTTCTGGAAGGAGCGGTCCCCCGTCGCCAGGGCCTCGTCGATCAGCAGCACGTCGTGGTCCTTGGCGGCGGCGATGGAGAACCGCAGGCGGGCCGCCATGCCGGAGGAGTACGTACGCATGGTGAGCGTGATGAAGTCCCCCTTCTCGTTGATGCCCGAGAAGTCGACGATCTCCTGGTACCGCTCCTTGACCTGTTCGCGGGACATGCCCATGGCGAGCCCGCCGAGGTGGACGTTCCGCTCACCGGTGAGGTCGTTCATCAGGGCCGCGTTGACGCCGAGCAGCGACGGCTGGCCGTCGGTGTAGATGCGGCCGTTCTCCACGGGGAGGAGCCCGGCGACGGCCTTGAGCAGGGTCGACTTGCCGGAGCCGTTGGTCCCGATGAGCCCGATGGCCTCGCCCCGGTACGCGGTGAAGGACACGTTCCGCACGGCGTGCACCGTGCGGACGCCGGCCGCCTTCTCGGCCTTCTCGCGCCGCAGGATGCGGTTGAGCGCGGCGGTCGCGGTGCCGCGCCCGGCCCCCGTGCCGTTGACGCGGTAGACGATGTCGACGCCGTCGACGACGACGGTCGGGACGGGCTCGGGGGCGGCGCCGCCGGTGACCTGGTCGGCCTCCCGCCGGGTGCCGGGAACGGTGGGGTTGATGACGGTGTCAGCCACGGCCGTACGTCTCCTCAGCCTTCCAGAAGTAGATGAACCCGCCGACGCCCGCGAGGAGCGCCCAGCCCGCCGCGATCGCCCAGACGTGCGGCGGCAGGTGGCCCGCGTGGAAGCTGTCGATCAGCGCGAACCGCATGAGATCGATGTAGACGGCGGCGGGATTGCACTCCAGCAGCAGATGCACGAACGCCGGGATGTTCCGGTCGGCGAGCATGTGGTCGATGCTGAACATCACGCCCGACGCGTACATCCAGGTGCGCAGCACGAACGGCATCAGCTGCGCGATGTCGGGGGTCTTGGCGCCGATCCGCGCCATCACCATCGCGACGCCGGCGTTGAACACGAACTGCAGCGTCAGCGCGGGGACGATCAGCAGCCAGGACGGGGCGAGCGGAACGCCGAAGGCCAGCAGGATCACGACCAGCGCCGCCATCGAGAAGAGCAGTTGCTGGAGCTGCTGCAGGCAGTACGACAGGGGGAGCGAGGCGCGGGGGAAGTGCAGGGCCCGGACCAGGCCGAGGCTGCCGGATATGGCCCGGGTGCCCGCCATGATCGAGCTCTGGGTGAAGGTCCACACGAACACGCCGGTCACGAGGAACGGGACGTAGTCCGGCACGCCCTTCTTGGTGCCCATGAGCAGGCCGAAGATCAGGTAGTAGACCGCCGCGTTCAGCAGGGGGTTCGCGATCTGCCAGACCTGGCCGAGCTTCGCCTGGCTGTACTGCGCGGTCAGCTTCGCCGTGGCGAACGCGGTGATGAAGTGCCGCCGGGCCCACAGCTGCCGTACGTAGGCGGCGAGCGAGGGGCGGGCCCCGCTGACGCTGAGGCCGTACCGCTCGGCCAGCTGTGCCGGGGTCTCGGCGGCGCGGGCCGTTCGGGGGGTGTCCGCCGTGGTCGGGGGCGGTGTGTGGAGGACCTGGCTCACATCCGCTGCTTTCGCTAGTGAGGTCGCTGGTGGGGGGCGTCCCGCGTACCCGGCCTCGTGCTCGGCCGCGCTCTCGTGGCTTCTCGCGTCGCCCTTGCCCTGCTCTTACGTCGGGACGGGACCGTATCGTCGCAACGTGAGAGTAAGCCGATTCGACGTCGGAACGCAACCGTTTCGTCGTCACGGCCTATGCTGTGGGCCATGACGACGAACGCCGACCCCTCCGAGGGGCAGCCGCCGCCACGGCCGCGCCGCCGGGCCCCCGCGGGGGCGGCCGTGCTCCGCGAGGACGTGACGGAGGCGATCCGGGCGGCGGTCTTCGAGGAACTGGCGGCCGTCGGCTACGCCCGGATGTCCATCGAGGGCATCGCGCGCCGCGCGGGCGTCGGCAAGACGGCGGTGTACCGCCGCTGGCGCTCCAAGCTGCACCTCGTGCTGGATCTCGTCTCCGCGGTGGCGGTCCAGGGGCTGCCGATGCCGGACACGGGCTCGCTGGAGGGCGACCTCCGGCTGCTCTACGAGGTCACGTCCCGCGCGCTGCGCCACCCGGTCGCCGGCCAGATCATCCCCGACCTCCAGGCCGAGGCCGCCCGCAACCCGGAGATCGCCGAGGCGATGCAGAAGGCGTTGCGGGAGGGGCAGCAGAGCGTCGCCACGGGGATCGTCGCCGCGGCGGTCGCCCGGGGCGAGGTCCGTGCGGGGGTGGACGAGGACCTTGCCCTGGACGTGATCTCCGGTCCGCTGTACTGGCGGTCGGTGGTCGTACGGGCGCCGAAGCTGCCGAAGGGGTATCTGGAGAGCCTGACGCGGGCCACGGCGGGGGCGTTGCGGGCGCTGTAGGTGGGCCGTCGGGCGGCGGTGTTCCGGAGGGCTGAACCTTGCGGAGGGCTGAACGTTCCGTAGGCGGATGGCGTCCTAGTCACAGCCGCTCAGGAATGGGGTCGCCGTGACTCGCTTATGCTCCCGTGCTCGTTCCGTGCTCCTCGCCGCGCTGATCGCGGGGACGGTGGGGACGACCGTCGCCTGTGACGGCGACACGGCTCCCGAACCGAAGGGACGAGCCTCGCCGAAGCAGACCACGGCACGGAACACCGTCATGTGGCGGGAGCCCGCTTCGTACGTCTACACCCTCACGTCGACCTCGCAGGCCCTGGCGGGGAAGTTCCGGGTGACGGTCCGGGACGGCGAGG
The DNA window shown above is from Streptomyces akebiae and carries:
- a CDS encoding ABC transporter ATP-binding protein, translated to MADTVINPTVPGTRREADQVTGGAAPEPVPTVVVDGVDIVYRVNGTGAGRGTATAALNRILRREKAEKAAGVRTVHAVRNVSFTAYRGEAIGLIGTNGSGKSTLLKAVAGLLPVENGRIYTDGQPSLLGVNAALMNDLTGERNVHLGGLAMGMSREQVKERYQEIVDFSGINEKGDFITLTMRTYSSGMAARLRFSIAAAKDHDVLLIDEALATGDRSFQKRSEARIRELRKHAGTVFLVSHNNKSIRDTCDRVLWLERGELRLDGPTDEVLKEYEKFTGGKK
- a CDS encoding glycosyltransferase is translated as MTGARDVFLVSNSVDETGGVTSWSHHLARLLTERGHRVHVIGITTPEDPHPLGELPYRTTRLYDGQPPAPGRARDASMRDRATVLTGLFRAARPGGVVIVTQVWAMEWVRLADTGGLTVIGMSHESFETSRRSSRFRRVLTYYRDVDRMLVLTREDADLWIGAGLNNASYLPNAVPWVPEVPSPRTGKAVISIGRLSDEKGVDMLLDTWAEVAPRHPDWTLLVYGSGEDEELLRKQCTALGLDDSVAWMGRTHDVPGALRGGSVFALSSRGEGFPLALMEAMAMGVPCVAFDCAPGVHEIVRDGEDGLLVRPGNTGELARKLDQLMSDKTLRDGMGDTARENIRRYGTQEIVDRWEALFTFLER
- a CDS encoding ABC transporter permease, producing MSQVLHTPPPTTADTPRTARAAETPAQLAERYGLSVSGARPSLAAYVRQLWARRHFITAFATAKLTAQYSQAKLGQVWQIANPLLNAAVYYLIFGLLMGTKKGVPDYVPFLVTGVFVWTFTQSSIMAGTRAISGSLGLVRALHFPRASLPLSYCLQQLQQLLFSMAALVVILLAFGVPLAPSWLLIVPALTLQFVFNAGVAMVMARIGAKTPDIAQLMPFVLRTWMYASGVMFSIDHMLADRNIPAFVHLLLECNPAAVYIDLMRFALIDSFHAGHLPPHVWAIAAGWALLAGVGGFIYFWKAEETYGRG
- a CDS encoding DUF6174 domain-containing protein, giving the protein MTRLCSRARSVLLAALIAGTVGTTVACDGDTAPEPKGRASPKQTTARNTVMWREPASYVYTLTSTSQALAGKFRVTVRDGEVADAVGLDEDSRWLVKQGPGRIPTIGDLLDMVEKAWEEQADTAEVKYAVGGHPARITLDVDENAIDDEAEYVITGYEPGAG
- a CDS encoding TetR/AcrR family transcriptional regulator → MTTNADPSEGQPPPRPRRRAPAGAAVLREDVTEAIRAAVFEELAAVGYARMSIEGIARRAGVGKTAVYRRWRSKLHLVLDLVSAVAVQGLPMPDTGSLEGDLRLLYEVTSRALRHPVAGQIIPDLQAEAARNPEIAEAMQKALREGQQSVATGIVAAAVARGEVRAGVDEDLALDVISGPLYWRSVVVRAPKLPKGYLESLTRATAGALRAL